Proteins encoded within one genomic window of Halodesulfurarchaeum formicicum:
- a CDS encoding DUF3311 domain-containing protein, with amino-acid sequence MDPRSIGWAIGFFLLAALAIPWFLWDSAAMAFGLPVWLWYHIAWLLLAALVFRHFTRRGWGLWIDERTDSHGGTR; translated from the coding sequence CGGCTGGGCGATCGGCTTCTTCCTGCTCGCCGCCCTCGCGATCCCCTGGTTTCTCTGGGATTCGGCGGCCATGGCCTTCGGTCTCCCAGTCTGGCTGTGGTATCACATCGCCTGGCTGCTACTGGCTGCACTCGTGTTCCGACACTTTACCCGGCGAGGATGGGGACTCTGGATCGACGAGCGAACTGACAGCCACGGGGGTACGCGATGA